In Pseudomonas sp. ADAK18, a single window of DNA contains:
- a CDS encoding ABC transporter permease produces the protein MQQGAQVNTSINAADTSRLRLNLARLIRSPAFYPFVGLLVVTLVMIFASDNFLTASNLSNIARQVSINAIIAVGMTCVILTGGIDLSVGPVMALSGTLTAGLMVAGLPPGLAIGAGMLIGVAFGIGNGLFVAYLHMPPIIVTLATMGIARGFGLMYTDGYPISGLPEWFGFFGRESLFGIEVPILIMLVTYLAAYVLLQHTRIGRYIYAIGGNEEAVRLSGVRAARFKLLVYGISGLTAAIAGLVLTSRLMSGQPNAGVSFELDAIAAVVLGGASIAGGRGVIVGTLLGAMLLGVLNNGLNMLGVSPYVQSVIKGGIILLAIFISRQRHK, from the coding sequence ATGCAACAGGGGGCTCAAGTGAATACGTCCATTAATGCCGCCGACACGAGCCGACTGCGCCTGAACCTGGCGCGGCTGATTCGCTCGCCGGCGTTTTATCCCTTTGTCGGGCTACTGGTGGTCACGCTGGTGATGATCTTTGCCAGTGACAACTTCCTTACCGCCAGCAACCTGTCGAATATCGCCCGCCAGGTGTCGATCAACGCGATTATCGCGGTTGGCATGACCTGCGTGATCCTCACCGGCGGTATCGATTTGTCGGTGGGACCGGTGATGGCCTTGTCCGGCACCTTGACCGCCGGGTTGATGGTCGCAGGCTTGCCGCCAGGGCTGGCGATTGGTGCCGGGATGCTGATTGGCGTGGCATTCGGTATCGGCAATGGCTTGTTTGTGGCGTACCTGCACATGCCACCGATCATCGTCACCCTGGCGACCATGGGCATCGCCCGTGGCTTCGGCTTGATGTACACCGATGGCTACCCGATTTCGGGCCTGCCGGAGTGGTTCGGATTCTTCGGCCGCGAAAGCCTGTTCGGCATCGAGGTGCCGATCCTGATCATGCTGGTGACCTACCTGGCGGCCTATGTGCTACTGCAGCACACGCGCATTGGCCGTTATATCTACGCTATCGGTGGCAACGAGGAGGCCGTGCGTTTGTCCGGGGTGCGGGCGGCGCGGTTCAAGTTGCTGGTGTATGGCATCAGCGGCCTGACGGCGGCGATTGCCGGGTTGGTGCTGACCTCACGCCTGATGAGCGGCCAGCCGAATGCCGGGGTCTCGTTTGAACTGGACGCGATTGCGGCCGTGGTCCTGGGCGGCGCCTCGATTGCCGGTGGGCGCGGGGTAATTGTCGGCACCTTGCTCGGGGCGATGCTGCTGGGAGTGCTGAACAACGGCTTGAACATGCTTGGGGTGTCGCCGTACGTCCAGAGCGTGATCAAGGGCGGGATCATTTTGCTGGCGATCTTTATCAGCCGTCAGCGCCACAAGTAA
- a CDS encoding alcohol dehydrogenase catalytic domain-containing protein, which yields MDKHSEMQAVVCHGPKDYRLERISKPQARPNELVIRIAACGICASDCKCHSGAAMFWGGDNPWVKAPVVPGHEFFGYVVEAGEGAEEHFEVKVGDKVIAEQIVPCGKCRFCKSGKYWMCEVHNIFGFQKEVAEGGMAQYMRIPKTAIVHKIPESVSLEDSALIEPMSCAIHTVNRGEIQLDDVLVIAGAGTLGLCMVQVAALKTPKKLVVIDMVDERLELAKKFGADVVINPSRDNAREIINGLTDNYGCDVYIETTGVPVGVTQGLELIRKLGRFVEFSVFGAETSADWSIIGDRKELDVRGAHLGPYCYPVAIDLFERGLVTSKGIVTHDFPLDNWAEAFDLANSVKSIKVLLKPAQ from the coding sequence ATGGATAAGCACAGCGAAATGCAAGCCGTCGTCTGCCACGGCCCGAAAGACTACCGCCTGGAGCGCATCAGCAAACCCCAGGCTCGCCCCAATGAATTGGTGATTCGCATTGCCGCCTGCGGGATTTGCGCCAGTGACTGCAAATGCCATTCGGGCGCGGCGATGTTCTGGGGCGGCGACAACCCGTGGGTCAAGGCGCCGGTGGTGCCGGGTCATGAGTTCTTCGGCTACGTGGTGGAAGCGGGCGAGGGTGCTGAGGAGCACTTCGAGGTCAAGGTCGGTGACAAGGTGATCGCCGAGCAGATTGTGCCGTGTGGCAAGTGCCGCTTTTGCAAGTCGGGCAAGTATTGGATGTGCGAAGTGCACAACATCTTCGGCTTTCAGAAGGAGGTGGCCGAAGGCGGCATGGCCCAGTACATGCGCATTCCCAAGACCGCCATCGTGCACAAGATTCCGGAGTCGGTGTCGCTTGAGGATTCGGCGTTGATCGAGCCGATGTCCTGCGCGATCCACACGGTCAACCGTGGCGAAATCCAGCTCGACGACGTGCTGGTGATTGCCGGCGCCGGCACCCTGGGGCTGTGCATGGTCCAGGTGGCTGCGCTTAAGACGCCGAAGAAACTGGTGGTGATCGACATGGTCGACGAGCGCCTGGAGCTGGCGAAAAAATTTGGTGCCGACGTGGTGATCAACCCGTCCCGGGATAACGCCCGCGAGATCATCAACGGCCTGACCGACAACTACGGTTGCGACGTGTACATCGAAACCACCGGCGTGCCGGTGGGCGTGACCCAGGGCCTGGAGTTGATCCGCAAGCTGGGGCGGTTTGTCGAGTTCAGTGTGTTTGGCGCCGAGACCAGCGCTGACTGGTCGATTATCGGCGACCGCAAGGAGTTGGACGTACGCGGTGCGCACCTGGGGCCGTATTGCTACCCGGTGGCCATCGACCTGTTCGAACGCGGCCTGGTGACCTCAAAGGGCATCGTTACCCATGATTTCCCGCTGGATAATTGGGCCGAAGCGTTCGACCTGGCCAACTCGGTGAAGTCGATCAAAGTGCTGTTGAAACCGGCGCAGTGA
- a CDS encoding FGGY-family carbohydrate kinase, translating to MDYVIGVDIGTQSTKALLVDGQGAIIAQHSQGYRVDTPKVRWAEQWPQVWLEAVEACVAQCMAKAGVASVQVKALCISSLYGGSGIAVDAAIKPLHPCLIWMDRRAGEQVEWVREHVDLERLFQITGNSVDSYYGFTKMLWLKQHQPEVWANTRYLLPPNSYINYCLTGELAVDHSSAGNIGGVYDVAQRGWSAEMLAALEIPLAMMPERLLYSGEVVGGLLPQWAQRLGLQAGMPILAGGVDAAMATLAAGVTRPGNHVAMIGTSMCWGYLNQQVDARHGLVSMPHVYNGHQDLYIFGGAITAGASVSWFREQFCQAEEQQAQQTGQDSLWLLEQSAAKIPAGSEGLLFLPYLMGERSPVWDDRASGSFVGLNLYHSRIHLYRAVLEGVSFALRHNIEAGTRGAHSLDPRLIVVGGASHSDLWMQIIADVTHYLVYTIVQEVEAALGAALLAAHSVGLVDEAEMDKGWVQLELRAQPKAENVQAYDRAFADYLALYPALKPVMHSLQSS from the coding sequence ATGGACTACGTCATCGGTGTGGACATCGGTACCCAGAGTACCAAGGCACTCTTGGTGGATGGCCAGGGCGCGATCATCGCCCAGCACAGCCAGGGATATCGCGTGGATACCCCGAAAGTGCGCTGGGCCGAGCAATGGCCGCAGGTCTGGCTGGAGGCGGTGGAAGCTTGCGTCGCTCAGTGCATGGCCAAGGCCGGCGTGGCATCGGTGCAGGTCAAAGCGTTGTGCATCAGCAGCCTTTATGGCGGTTCGGGCATTGCCGTGGATGCAGCGATCAAACCGTTGCATCCGTGCCTGATCTGGATGGATCGGCGTGCAGGTGAGCAAGTGGAATGGGTGCGTGAGCATGTGGACCTGGAGCGCCTGTTTCAGATCACCGGCAACTCGGTGGACAGCTATTACGGGTTCACCAAGATGCTCTGGCTCAAGCAGCACCAGCCCGAAGTCTGGGCCAATACCCGTTACCTGCTGCCGCCCAACAGCTACATCAACTATTGCCTGACCGGTGAGTTGGCGGTGGATCACAGCAGTGCCGGCAATATCGGCGGGGTTTACGACGTGGCACAGCGCGGCTGGTCCGCCGAGATGCTGGCGGCGTTGGAGATTCCCCTGGCGATGATGCCTGAGCGGTTGCTGTATTCCGGTGAAGTGGTGGGCGGTTTGCTGCCGCAATGGGCGCAGCGCCTGGGCTTGCAGGCGGGGATGCCGATTTTGGCCGGTGGCGTCGACGCGGCCATGGCCACCTTGGCGGCCGGAGTGACGCGGCCGGGCAATCATGTGGCGATGATCGGCACCAGCATGTGCTGGGGTTATCTCAACCAGCAGGTGGATGCCCGCCATGGTCTGGTGAGCATGCCCCATGTCTATAACGGGCATCAGGACCTGTACATCTTCGGTGGGGCAATTACCGCCGGGGCGTCGGTCAGTTGGTTTCGCGAGCAGTTTTGCCAGGCAGAAGAACAGCAGGCGCAACAGACCGGTCAAGACAGTTTGTGGCTGCTGGAACAGAGCGCAGCGAAGATCCCGGCGGGCAGTGAAGGGCTGTTGTTCCTGCCGTACCTGATGGGGGAGCGCAGCCCGGTGTGGGATGACCGCGCCAGCGGCAGTTTTGTTGGGTTAAACCTCTATCACAGCCGTATTCACCTGTATCGCGCGGTGCTGGAGGGGGTGAGTTTTGCCTTGCGTCACAACATCGAGGCGGGCACGCGTGGGGCGCACTCCCTTGATCCGCGATTGATTGTGGTGGGTGGGGCGAGCCATTCGGATTTGTGGATGCAGATTATTGCGGATGTCACCCACTACCTGGTTTACACCATCGTTCAGGAGGTGGAAGCAGCATTGGGGGCGGCGTTGTTGGCGGCGCATTCGGTGGGGTTGGTGGATGAGGCCGAGATGGATAAGGGCTGGGTGCAGTTGGAATTGAGGGCGCAGCCCAAGGCGGAAAATGTTCAGGCGTATGACCGAGCATTTGCTGATTATTTAGCCTTATATCCAGCGTTGAAACCGGTGATGCATAGCTTGCAAAGCAGCTAA
- a CDS encoding SDR family oxidoreductase, which yields MNATFDFTHHRILVTGASSGIGREIALQLIASGAQVFALGRDALALSQLGCETLCLDIANSAALDQALQGLPPMHGLVNCAGISRLEPAAAISSEAFDQVMNVNARAAAQVASRVAAAMIEAEISGSIVNVSSQASLVALEDHLGYCASKAALDAITRVQCAEWGRFGIRVNSVNPTVTLTPMAQMAWSDPAKRDPALAAIPLGRFAETIEVALPVLFLLSNAASMISGVSLPIDGGYTSL from the coding sequence ATGAACGCCACTTTTGATTTCACCCACCACCGCATCCTAGTCACCGGCGCCAGCAGCGGCATCGGCCGGGAAATCGCCCTGCAACTGATCGCCAGCGGCGCCCAGGTATTCGCCCTCGGCCGTGACGCCCTGGCGCTGTCCCAACTGGGCTGCGAAACCCTGTGCCTGGACATCGCCAACAGCGCCGCCCTCGACCAGGCCCTGCAAGGCCTGCCGCCCATGCACGGCCTGGTCAATTGCGCCGGCATCTCGCGCCTGGAGCCCGCCGCCGCTATCAGCAGCGAGGCGTTCGATCAGGTAATGAACGTCAATGCCCGCGCCGCCGCTCAAGTCGCCAGCCGGGTGGCCGCCGCGATGATCGAGGCGGAAATTTCCGGCAGCATCGTCAACGTCTCCAGCCAGGCCTCACTGGTCGCGCTGGAGGATCACCTCGGCTATTGCGCCTCCAAGGCGGCACTGGATGCGATCACTCGCGTGCAATGTGCTGAATGGGGGCGTTTCGGGATTCGGGTCAACAGCGTCAACCCCACTGTGACCTTGACGCCCATGGCGCAAATGGCCTGGTCGGATCCGGCCAAGCGCGATCCGGCGTTGGCAGCGATTCCCCTGGGGCGTTTTGCCGAAACGATAGAGGTGGCACTACCGGTGCTGTTTCTGCTGAGCAATGCCGCGAGCATGATCAGTGGTGTAAGCCTGCCGATCGACGGTGGCTACACCAGCCTATAG
- a CDS encoding LacI family DNA-binding transcriptional regulator encodes MNKKKSVTISDIAKRVNMTTITVSRALSKPDLVKPATLARILEVARELDYVPNAFARGLKRSESLIIGVITASVDNPFYSEMIKAISREAKKHGYTIMLVDTDELEELESKAVDTLLGYRVAGIILSPVSDEPSYQPDYLERLSNGKTPVVLLDRTIHDSPFSRVVLDNYHSGIEAAQYLLRQTPDLKRLLVLTGPEHSRITVERLKGLQEVLAEYPQVHVEVQAGDYTLMPSYLHTLDYLAEHSAPDAIMGFNQLITLGALRALRMHNIPHDSLTICGIDRLPFADIFGVPIACVAHDASLAGSSAVRLLLDRLDDPHKPRDKVVIAGKLENG; translated from the coding sequence ATGAACAAGAAAAAATCCGTCACCATCAGCGACATCGCCAAACGGGTCAACATGACCACCATCACGGTGTCCCGTGCGTTGAGCAAACCTGATCTGGTCAAGCCCGCCACCCTGGCGCGGATCCTTGAGGTCGCGCGGGAGCTGGACTACGTGCCAAACGCCTTCGCCCGTGGGCTCAAACGCAGCGAAAGCCTGATCATCGGGGTGATCACCGCCTCGGTGGACAACCCGTTCTACAGCGAGATGATCAAGGCTATTTCCCGGGAAGCGAAAAAACACGGCTACACCATCATGCTGGTGGACACCGACGAGCTGGAAGAGCTGGAAAGCAAAGCCGTCGATACGCTGCTCGGGTACCGCGTGGCGGGGATTATCCTGTCGCCGGTCTCCGATGAGCCCAGCTACCAGCCCGACTATCTGGAACGCCTGAGCAACGGCAAGACCCCGGTTGTGTTGCTTGATCGCACGATCCACGACAGCCCGTTCAGCCGCGTGGTGCTGGACAACTACCACAGCGGTATCGAGGCCGCGCAGTACCTGCTGCGCCAGACGCCAGATCTCAAGCGCCTGCTGGTGCTGACCGGGCCAGAACATTCGCGCATCACCGTGGAGCGCCTCAAAGGCCTGCAAGAAGTACTGGCCGAATACCCTCAGGTGCACGTCGAAGTGCAGGCCGGCGACTACACGCTAATGCCCTCCTACCTGCACACCCTCGACTACCTGGCCGAACACTCGGCGCCGGACGCGATCATGGGCTTCAACCAGTTGATCACCCTCGGCGCCTTACGCGCTTTACGCATGCACAACATCCCCCACGACAGCCTGACCATCTGCGGCATCGACCGCCTACCCTTTGCCGATATCTTCGGCGTGCCGATTGCCTGCGTGGCCCACGACGCCTCGCTGGCCGGCAGCAGCGCGGTACGGCTGCTGCTGGACCGCCTTGACGACCCGCACAAGCCTCGGGACAAGGTGGTGATTGCCGGCAAGTTGGAGAACGGCTGA
- a CDS encoding LysR family transcriptional regulator, translating into MDIELARTFLEITRCGSLAAAAEKLHVTQTAITARVKNLENQLGSTLFVRNRAGARLTPDGEAFVVYANQLVQTWEAARRDLPLPDGYRNVLHIGGEVSLCNPLMLGWAQALREHIPGHALRTEIREGEYLLRQLELGVLDAALVFQPQYWPGLQVEQVLEEKLIMVRLVAKPEPYVYIDWGQGFRQQHDAALPDKARAALAFNLGPLALQYILENGGAGYFRTRVVQHYLDNGVMERVPKAPEFSFPTYLVYSRERDCAVLQQALELLRGVVKAEGDWSQRWDPVI; encoded by the coding sequence ATGGACATCGAACTGGCACGCACCTTCCTCGAAATCACCCGCTGCGGCAGCCTGGCCGCAGCCGCCGAGAAACTGCACGTCACCCAGACCGCCATCACCGCCCGGGTCAAAAACCTGGAAAACCAACTGGGCAGTACCCTGTTCGTACGCAACCGTGCCGGCGCCCGCCTGACGCCGGACGGCGAGGCCTTCGTGGTCTACGCCAACCAACTGGTACAAACCTGGGAAGCCGCCCGTCGCGACCTGCCACTGCCGGACGGCTATCGCAACGTGCTGCATATCGGCGGGGAAGTCAGCCTGTGCAACCCGCTGATGCTCGGCTGGGCCCAGGCCCTGCGCGAACACATTCCCGGGCATGCCCTGCGTACCGAAATCCGCGAAGGCGAATACCTATTGCGCCAGCTGGAACTCGGGGTGCTGGACGCCGCACTGGTGTTCCAGCCGCAGTACTGGCCGGGGTTGCAGGTGGAGCAAGTGCTGGAAGAAAAACTGATCATGGTGCGCCTGGTGGCCAAACCGGAACCCTATGTGTACATCGACTGGGGCCAGGGCTTTCGCCAGCAACACGACGCCGCCCTGCCGGACAAGGCCCGTGCTGCCCTGGCTTTCAACCTCGGGCCATTGGCGTTGCAGTACATCCTGGAAAACGGCGGTGCCGGCTATTTCCGCACGCGGGTGGTGCAACACTACCTCGACAACGGTGTGATGGAGCGGGTGCCCAAGGCGCCGGAGTTCAGCTTCCCCACCTACCTGGTGTATTCCCGGGAACGGGATTGCGCAGTGCTGCAACAGGCACTGGAATTATTGCGAGGGGTCGTCAAGGCAGAGGGTGACTGGTCACAACGCTGGGATCCGGTGATTTGA
- a CDS encoding amidase: MTDIAKLTAVELLAHYRDKTLSPVEVTEDALLRIERYNPVVNAYCHVDPQGALHAARASEQRWLKGEPCGALDGVPSSIKDLTPTIGMPTRKGSRTTSADGPWEVDAPFSAFMRKAGAVLLGKTATPEFGWKGVTDNPLYGITRNPWDTRMTAGGSSGGAGAAAALNLGVLHQGSDAGGSIRIPCAFTGTFGIKPTFGYVPQWPASSMTILSHLGPMTRTVEDAVLMLQTIAQPDSRDGLIGAPRTTPWLQAGADLKGLRVAYSPNFGYVEVDPQVARVVAQAVEGLTQLGAQVEQIDPGFSDPLEVFNTLWFAGAARLAGQLTDAQRELLDPGLLRIARLGEQISLRDYNAALEARAALVARMAAFHEHYDVLVSPMMPITAFEAGHNVPPGSGLGEWMEWTPFSYPFNLTQQPAASVPCGLAANGLPVGLHVVGARFADEQVLRVCQVYAKAFPTKHLQAPKTPT, translated from the coding sequence GTGACGGATATCGCCAAGCTTACGGCGGTTGAACTGCTGGCTCACTATCGCGACAAAACCCTGTCGCCGGTGGAAGTCACCGAAGATGCACTGCTGCGGATCGAGCGTTATAACCCGGTGGTCAACGCTTACTGCCATGTCGACCCGCAGGGTGCACTGCACGCGGCACGGGCCTCGGAACAGCGCTGGCTCAAGGGTGAGCCCTGTGGTGCTCTGGACGGCGTGCCATCATCCATCAAGGACCTGACACCGACCATTGGCATGCCCACCCGCAAGGGCTCGCGTACCACCTCGGCCGACGGCCCGTGGGAGGTGGATGCGCCCTTCTCGGCTTTTATGCGCAAGGCGGGGGCGGTGTTGCTGGGCAAAACCGCCACCCCGGAATTCGGCTGGAAAGGTGTCACCGACAACCCGCTGTATGGCATCACTCGCAACCCTTGGGACACACGCATGACGGCAGGCGGTTCGTCCGGTGGCGCGGGTGCGGCCGCTGCGTTGAATCTTGGTGTGCTGCACCAGGGTAGCGATGCGGGTGGTTCGATCCGGATTCCTTGCGCATTTACCGGCACGTTTGGCATCAAGCCAACCTTTGGTTACGTGCCCCAGTGGCCGGCCAGTTCCATGACGATCCTGTCGCATCTGGGGCCGATGACACGGACGGTGGAAGACGCGGTGCTGATGTTGCAGACCATCGCGCAGCCGGACTCCCGTGACGGTTTGATCGGCGCGCCACGGACCACGCCATGGTTGCAGGCCGGGGCTGATTTGAAGGGACTGCGTGTCGCCTATAGCCCGAATTTTGGTTATGTAGAGGTTGACCCGCAGGTGGCCAGGGTGGTCGCTCAGGCGGTCGAGGGGCTGACGCAGTTGGGTGCGCAGGTTGAACAGATTGATCCAGGATTCAGTGACCCGCTGGAGGTGTTCAATACCCTGTGGTTTGCCGGCGCGGCGCGGCTGGCCGGGCAGCTGACCGACGCCCAGCGTGAGCTGCTTGACCCCGGCCTGCTGCGCATCGCCCGACTGGGCGAGCAGATCAGCCTGCGCGACTACAACGCCGCGCTGGAAGCACGGGCCGCCCTCGTCGCGCGCATGGCCGCGTTCCATGAACATTACGATGTGCTGGTTTCGCCGATGATGCCGATCACGGCGTTTGAGGCCGGGCACAATGTGCCGCCAGGCTCCGGGCTGGGGGAGTGGATGGAATGGACGCCATTCAGCTACCCCTTCAACCTGACCCAGCAACCGGCGGCCTCGGTGCCGTGCGGGCTGGCGGCGAACGGGTTGCCGGTGGGGCTGCATGTGGTGGGCGCGCGGTTTGCTGATGAGCAGGTGCTGCGGGTGTGCCAGGTATATGCCAAGGCGTTTCCGACCAAGCATCTACAAGCCCCAAAAACCCCAACCTGA
- a CDS encoding Zn-dependent hydrolase, with translation MNTSVDLSQPLNSNASLINRERLWQSLMDLARLGATPKGGVCRLALTDLDRQARDLFVQWCEAAGCSVSIDAIGNIFARRAGLDPHLPPVMTGSHIDTQPTGGKFDGCYGVMAGLEVIRTLNDLNIQTQAPIEVVVWTNEEGSRFPPCMMGSGVFAGKFDLQETLDKQDEQGLSVGAELQRIGYAGSRAVLGHPVGAYFEAHIEQGPVLEDQAITIGVVMGCLGQKWFDLTLTGVEAHAGPTPMHLRKDALVGAAQVVSAVNRIAHEQQPHACGTVGCLSLHPGSRNVIPGQVHMTIDLRHLHADKLQAMVDEVRQVIETTAKQHGLTFELTPTADFPPLDFNHACVNAVRDGASSLGLSHMDIVSGAGHDAIFVAELGPAGMIFVPCEGGISHNEIENAAPDDLAAGCAVLLRAMVNAAQGGAL, from the coding sequence ATGAATACGTCTGTGGATTTGTCACAACCGCTCAACAGCAACGCCTCGCTGATCAACCGCGAACGCCTGTGGCAATCGCTGATGGACCTCGCCCGCCTCGGCGCCACGCCCAAGGGTGGCGTGTGCCGCCTGGCCCTGACCGACCTGGACCGCCAGGCCCGTGACCTGTTTGTGCAGTGGTGCGAGGCGGCTGGGTGCAGCGTCAGCATCGATGCCATCGGCAATATCTTTGCCCGCCGCGCCGGACTTGATCCGCACCTGCCACCGGTGATGACCGGCAGCCACATCGACACCCAACCCACGGGCGGCAAGTTCGACGGTTGTTATGGGGTGATGGCCGGCCTGGAAGTGATCCGTACCCTGAACGATTTGAATATCCAGACCCAGGCGCCGATTGAAGTGGTGGTGTGGACCAACGAAGAAGGCTCGCGTTTCCCACCGTGCATGATGGGTTCCGGGGTGTTCGCCGGTAAGTTCGACTTGCAGGAAACCCTCGACAAACAGGACGAGCAAGGCCTCTCGGTGGGCGCCGAATTGCAGCGCATCGGCTACGCTGGCTCCCGCGCCGTGCTTGGCCATCCGGTGGGGGCGTATTTTGAGGCGCATATCGAACAGGGCCCGGTGTTGGAAGATCAGGCCATCACCATTGGCGTGGTCATGGGTTGCCTCGGCCAGAAGTGGTTCGACCTGACCCTCACCGGCGTCGAAGCCCATGCCGGCCCCACGCCCATGCACCTGCGCAAGGACGCCCTGGTGGGTGCCGCGCAAGTGGTCAGCGCGGTGAATCGCATCGCCCATGAACAGCAACCCCACGCCTGCGGCACCGTCGGTTGCCTGAGTTTGCATCCGGGCTCACGCAACGTGATTCCCGGCCAGGTGCACATGACCATTGACCTGCGGCACCTGCATGCCGACAAGCTGCAAGCCATGGTCGATGAAGTGCGCCAAGTGATCGAAACCACCGCCAAACAACACGGCCTGACCTTTGAACTGACACCCACGGCCGACTTCCCGCCGCTGGACTTCAACCACGCATGCGTCAACGCCGTGCGCGACGGCGCAAGCAGCCTGGGTCTGAGCCATATGGACATCGTCAGCGGCGCCGGGCATGACGCGATCTTTGTCGCAGAGTTGGGGCCCGCGGGGATGATCTTCGTGCCGTGTGAAGGCGGCATCAGCCACAACGAAATCGAAAACGCCGCGCCGGATGATCTGGCCGCGGGCTGTGCGGTATTGCTGCGGGCTATGGTCAATGCGGCGCAAGGAGGTGCCCTGTGA